Proteins co-encoded in one Cytobacillus sp. NJ13 genomic window:
- a CDS encoding glycerate kinase: MKIVIAPDSFKESLSALEAANAIERGFKFIFHEADYKKMPMADGGEGTVQSLVDATEGTIIERTVTGPLGEPVKAFFGLMGDGKTAVIEMAAASGLHLVPSEKRNPLITSTWGTGELIAAAMDSGVQHIIIGIGGSATNDAGAGMIQALGGKLLNKTGSDIGPGGGSLAQLAAIDLSGLDSRLRDVHFEVACDVDNPLTGTRGASAIFGPQKGATPEMVELLDQNLGHFADVIENALGKQFRHIEGAGAAGGIGGSLLAILNADLKKGIEIVLHAVDFENEVKDADLVITGEGKIDSQTIYGKTPIGVARAAKKHGIPVIGLAGSLSDDSDIVHEHGIDALFSIVPGVVTLPEALEKAAIYMERTARNIAASMKMSGSL; the protein is encoded by the coding sequence ATGAAAATCGTGATTGCCCCGGATTCATTTAAGGAAAGTTTATCGGCACTTGAGGCTGCAAATGCCATTGAAAGAGGCTTTAAATTTATTTTTCACGAAGCAGATTACAAAAAAATGCCGATGGCTGACGGAGGAGAGGGAACGGTCCAATCGCTTGTTGATGCAACGGAAGGTACGATTATAGAGCGGACTGTTACAGGACCTCTCGGGGAACCTGTCAAGGCATTCTTTGGATTAATGGGGGATGGAAAGACAGCTGTCATTGAAATGGCAGCTGCGTCAGGCTTGCATTTGGTTCCTTCAGAAAAACGGAACCCCTTAATTACATCAACCTGGGGAACAGGTGAGTTAATCGCAGCGGCAATGGACTCAGGAGTTCAGCACATCATTATTGGAATTGGCGGAAGTGCTACAAATGATGCAGGAGCAGGAATGATTCAAGCCTTAGGCGGTAAACTCCTTAATAAAACTGGAAGTGACATCGGTCCAGGCGGAGGGTCTCTTGCTCAGCTTGCAGCAATAGACCTGTCAGGTCTTGATTCAAGACTTCGAGATGTCCATTTCGAAGTGGCCTGTGACGTTGATAACCCTTTGACCGGTACAAGAGGTGCCTCCGCGATCTTTGGCCCTCAAAAAGGAGCGACACCTGAGATGGTTGAGCTGCTGGATCAGAATTTAGGGCATTTCGCAGATGTGATCGAAAACGCCCTCGGCAAACAGTTCCGACATATTGAGGGGGCAGGTGCTGCCGGAGGAATAGGGGGAAGTCTGCTTGCCATTTTAAATGCCGACTTGAAAAAAGGGATCGAAATCGTCCTTCATGCCGTAGATTTTGAAAATGAGGTAAAGGATGCGGACCTTGTCATTACTGGAGAAGGAAAAATTGACAGCCAAACCATATATGGAAAAACGCCAATCGGTGTGGCTAGAGCGGCAAAGAAACATGGGATACCGGTAATCGGTCTTGCAGGTTCTTTATCAGACGACAGCGATATTGTGCATGAACACGGAATCGATGCTCTATTCAGCATTGTCCCAGGTGTTGTAACCCTTCCGGAAGCTTTGGAGAAGGCAGCAATATATATGGAAAGAACAGCGAGGAACATTGCTGCCAGTATGAAAATGAGTGGATCACTATAA
- a CDS encoding DUF1646 family protein, protein MIYLLVVIFIIVLVMPFLSEFVEKNLEMFLFVMGLSAAMASGVLNSGLFVKAAQEPVKITLAVFIAGLLFKWFQANLERSILSVSRIMPFRLFAALTVIFLGLISSVITAIIAALVLVLIVSALRLDRSSEIRLTVLACFSIGLGAALTPIGEPLSTIAISKMKEDFFFLMELVGPQITIALLFFGIMAALAVKPPASGKASFTKKPASENYEEIFVRALKIYFFVMGLTMLGAGFEPLINHFLIGLNPLLLYWINMISAVLDNATLAAAEISPSMDYFTVQSILLGLLISGGMLIPGNIPNIIAAGKLQITSKEWAVFGVPFGLVTMIGYFVLILVMGN, encoded by the coding sequence ATGATTTATTTGTTAGTGGTTATTTTCATTATTGTCCTTGTCATGCCTTTTCTTTCTGAGTTTGTGGAAAAAAATCTGGAGATGTTTCTATTTGTAATGGGGCTTTCAGCTGCAATGGCAAGCGGAGTACTGAATAGCGGACTATTTGTAAAAGCAGCACAGGAACCTGTAAAAATTACTCTTGCTGTCTTTATTGCAGGACTTCTGTTTAAGTGGTTTCAGGCAAATTTGGAAAGAAGCATACTTTCAGTAAGCCGGATTATGCCTTTTCGTTTATTTGCAGCTTTAACTGTCATTTTTCTTGGGTTAATTTCAAGCGTTATTACAGCCATTATCGCTGCATTAGTTCTTGTATTAATCGTCAGTGCCCTTCGGCTGGACAGAAGCTCTGAAATCAGGCTGACCGTACTCGCCTGTTTTTCGATTGGTCTGGGCGCAGCATTGACGCCGATTGGCGAACCGCTTTCCACCATTGCAATCAGTAAAATGAAAGAAGATTTCTTCTTTTTGATGGAATTGGTTGGACCGCAAATCACCATCGCCCTCCTATTTTTCGGAATTATGGCCGCACTGGCTGTTAAGCCTCCTGCTTCAGGGAAAGCATCTTTTACAAAAAAGCCTGCCAGTGAAAACTATGAAGAGATTTTTGTGAGGGCTTTAAAAATATATTTCTTTGTCATGGGCCTGACGATGCTTGGGGCTGGTTTTGAACCGTTAATCAACCACTTCTTAATAGGGTTAAATCCGCTATTATTATATTGGATCAATATGATTTCTGCTGTACTGGACAATGCAACACTTGCAGCTGCTGAAATTAGCCCATCAATGGACTATTTTACCGTTCAATCCATTCTTCTTGGACTCCTGATCAGCGGCGGAATGCTTATTCCAGGCAATATTCCCAATATTATTGCTGCTGGTAAACTGCAGATTACGAGTAAAGAGTGGGCAGTATTCGGGGTTCCTTTTGGGCTGGTCACTATGATTGGTTATTTTGTGCTTATATTGGTCATGGGAAATTGA